A portion of the Cyanobium sp. PCC 7001 genome contains these proteins:
- a CDS encoding TA system VapC family ribonuclease toxin has product MSPGADLPDLNVWLALASSQHIHHRQALHYWEQLAAEQVLFCTVTALGLVRLVSQPRLMGDAVKNAAEASELLAAFCRQPGVALAPAEHDGWDVFHRLMRKGELPPRLCTDAHLAALAMTHGWRLVSFDRDFKRFEGLHWLALS; this is encoded by the coding sequence GTGAGCCCCGGAGCCGACCTGCCGGATCTCAATGTGTGGCTGGCTCTGGCGTCCAGCCAGCACATCCACCACCGGCAGGCTTTGCACTACTGGGAACAGCTCGCCGCGGAGCAGGTGCTGTTCTGCACGGTGACGGCCCTGGGGTTGGTGCGGCTGGTGAGCCAGCCCCGGCTGATGGGTGACGCCGTGAAGAACGCTGCGGAGGCCTCGGAGCTTCTGGCCGCGTTCTGCCGCCAACCCGGCGTGGCGTTAGCACCAGCGGAGCACGACGGCTGGGACGTTTTCCATCGCCTGATGCGGAAAGGGGAGCTGCCCCCACGACTCTGCACCGATGCCCACCTGGCGGCGCTGGCGATGACGCATGGCTGGCGGCTGGTGAGCTTCGACCGGGATTTCAAGCGCTTCGAGGGTCTGCACTGGCTGGCGCTGTCCTGA
- a CDS encoding AbrB/MazE/SpoVT family DNA-binding domain-containing protein: MRSTITARGQTVIPAPIRERFALSPSQRLEWLVEADGTIRVVPVDASPVKAFRGRGKAGASQRLLDDRRAEASLEAG, translated from the coding sequence ATGAGGAGCACGATCACCGCCCGTGGCCAGACCGTGATCCCGGCGCCGATCCGGGAACGCTTCGCCCTGAGCCCATCCCAGCGGCTGGAGTGGCTGGTGGAGGCCGATGGCACGATCCGTGTTGTTCCTGTGGATGCCTCTCCTGTGAAGGCCTTTCGTGGGCGTGGAAAAGCGGGTGCCAGCCAGAGGCTCCTGGATGACCGTCGTGCCGAGGCCTCCCTGGAGGCCGGGTGA
- a CDS encoding type II toxin-antitoxin system VapB family antitoxin: MALNIRHPEANRLAAELAALSGQTKTDAVIQALKERLETLKRQQEDGGQARRRRLERLEAIALRAAARPQRDPRCAEEILGYDSSGLPS; the protein is encoded by the coding sequence TTGGCCCTGAACATTCGCCATCCCGAGGCCAATCGCCTGGCTGCCGAACTGGCCGCTCTCTCCGGCCAGACGAAGACCGACGCCGTGATCCAGGCGTTGAAGGAACGGCTGGAGACGCTGAAGCGACAGCAGGAGGATGGCGGCCAGGCGCGGCGGCGACGCCTCGAACGGCTCGAGGCGATCGCCCTGCGGGCAGCGGCCCGGCCGCAGAGGGATCCACGGTGTGCCGAGGAGATCCTCGGTTACGACAGCTCGGGGCTGCCCAGCTGA
- a CDS encoding type II toxin-antitoxin system VapC family toxin → MVIDPSALVAILLNEPERRAFIEAIAAAEVCWLSAASLVELSIVIEVKLGPDGLDDLDLFLATAGVETVAFDHDQALIARAAFQRFGKGRHPAGLNLGDCCAYALARVREAPLLFKGRDFVHTDIRSALTGPY, encoded by the coding sequence ATGGTCATCGACCCATCCGCCCTTGTGGCCATTCTTCTGAATGAGCCCGAGCGCCGGGCCTTCATCGAGGCCATCGCGGCCGCCGAGGTGTGCTGGCTCTCTGCGGCCTCCCTGGTGGAACTCTCGATCGTGATCGAGGTGAAGCTGGGGCCTGATGGCCTGGACGACCTTGACCTGTTTCTGGCCACGGCCGGGGTCGAGACGGTGGCTTTCGATCATGACCAGGCCCTCATCGCTCGCGCGGCCTTCCAGCGCTTCGGCAAGGGGCGCCATCCTGCTGGCTTGAATCTGGGCGACTGTTGTGCCTACGCCCTGGCCCGCGTGCGTGAGGCCCCCCTGCTGTTCAAAGGGCGCGACTTCGTGCACACGGATATCCGCAGTGCGTTGACAGGACCGTACTGA
- a CDS encoding type II toxin-antitoxin system Phd/YefM family antitoxin, with translation MDAVWTLQDAKNRFSAVVDAAARGEPQKVTRRGQWVSVVLSAEEYQRLQRLDAANAPSLAELLLQMPQDDEGFERVPITPREFPAS, from the coding sequence ATGGACGCCGTGTGGACGCTGCAGGATGCCAAGAACCGCTTCAGTGCGGTGGTGGATGCGGCCGCCCGCGGCGAACCGCAGAAGGTGACACGCCGCGGCCAATGGGTGAGCGTGGTGCTGTCGGCGGAGGAATACCAACGCCTGCAGCGGCTGGATGCAGCCAACGCGCCATCACTGGCCGAGCTGCTCCTGCAGATGCCGCAGGACGACGAAGGCTTCGAGCGGGTGCCCATCACGCCGAGGGAGTTCCCGGCTTCCTGA
- a CDS encoding type II toxin-antitoxin system VapC family toxin, translated as MFLIDTMVLSELRLRRRDPGVVAWIGRQRPEDCFLSVVSIGEIERGIARRRTTDERVAAQLAGWLDQLLRLYGDRLLPVDVGVARRWGQLSAEIGHDGADLLIAATALERGLTVVTRNLRHFTPTGVQTLNPWRGEGNC; from the coding sequence ATGTTTCTGATCGACACCATGGTGCTCTCCGAACTCCGGCTGCGCAGGCGGGATCCGGGGGTGGTGGCCTGGATCGGCAGACAGCGGCCGGAGGATTGCTTTCTGAGTGTGGTGAGCATCGGCGAGATCGAACGCGGCATTGCCCGCAGGCGCACGACCGATGAGAGAGTTGCCGCGCAGCTGGCCGGATGGCTGGATCAGCTGCTGCGGCTGTATGGCGATCGGCTGCTGCCGGTGGATGTGGGTGTGGCGCGCCGGTGGGGACAGCTCTCGGCCGAGATCGGCCACGACGGTGCCGATCTGCTGATCGCCGCCACGGCGCTGGAGCGTGGCCTCACGGTGGTGACCCGCAACCTGCGGCACTTCACGCCCACGGGCGTGCAGACGCTCAACCCTTGGCGAGGGGAGGGCAACTGCTGA
- a CDS encoding nucleotidyltransferase domain-containing protein, translating to MRRLAGRDDVQALVVFGSRASGRAQHHSDLDLLVIARQADLPPERELPLWQELRTALGDVGVPVDLLVYGRQDAAKLAGSRWHVLGHAARSGRMLYVAE from the coding sequence TTGAGGCGGCTGGCCGGCCGCGACGACGTTCAGGCCCTGGTGGTGTTCGGATCACGAGCCAGCGGCAGGGCCCAACACCACTCGGATCTCGATCTGCTGGTGATCGCACGGCAGGCCGACCTGCCGCCAGAGAGGGAGTTGCCGCTCTGGCAGGAGCTGCGCACAGCCCTCGGGGATGTGGGGGTTCCGGTTGACCTGCTGGTGTACGGCCGGCAGGACGCTGCCAAGCTGGCAGGATCCCGATGGCATGTGCTCGGTCATGCGGCTCGCAGCGGAAGGATGCTGTATGTCGCCGAGTGA
- a CDS encoding HEPN domain-containing protein, producing MSPSEDAALLLITVRRHLRSMAMSLDPGFAQEDWGFLAQQALEKVLKASIVLDDREPPLTHELTTLADLAGVSLTPLLLGLQPFAVKARYSAEETPLPGERRQILTALEGLTQGLEARLNR from the coding sequence ATGTCGCCGAGTGAGGATGCCGCGCTGCTGCTGATCACCGTGCGGCGCCATCTGCGCTCCATGGCGATGAGCCTTGATCCTGGATTCGCACAGGAAGATTGGGGCTTTCTGGCGCAGCAGGCGCTGGAGAAGGTGCTGAAGGCCAGCATCGTGCTGGACGACCGGGAGCCACCACTCACCCATGAGCTCACCACCCTGGCTGACCTGGCAGGGGTATCGCTCACACCACTGCTGCTGGGCCTGCAGCCCTTTGCGGTGAAAGCTCGCTACAGCGCCGAAGAGACACCCCTCCCCGGGGAGCGGCGGCAGATTCTCACCGCACTGGAAGGGCTCACCCAAGGCCTGGAGGCGCGGCTCAACCGCTGA
- a CDS encoding ribbon-helix-helix domain-containing protein: protein MPPAAPTERVTVTMPADLIAGIDRFERNRSRFIADAVRHELKRRRREELLRSLEEPHPDSITTASLGLESWSQGLPAGDDDLLDPRGGVPLRWSEEQGWQEPEA from the coding sequence ATGCCTCCTGCAGCCCCCACCGAGCGCGTCACGGTGACCATGCCGGCCGATCTGATCGCCGGCATTGATCGGTTTGAACGCAATCGGAGCCGGTTCATTGCCGATGCCGTGCGCCATGAACTCAAGCGCCGGCGAAGAGAGGAGTTGCTGCGCTCGCTGGAGGAGCCCCATCCCGACAGCATCACCACGGCCTCCCTGGGGCTGGAGAGCTGGAGCCAGGGGCTCCCGGCCGGTGATGACGACCTCCTCGACCCCAGGGGCGGGGTGCCGCTGCGCTGGAGTGAGGAACAGGGATGGCAGGAGCCGGAGGCATGA
- a CDS encoding type II toxin-antitoxin system PemK/MazF family toxin yields the protein MSLARGTVVLVDLEPTRGHEQQGTRPCVVVSDAAVNSNQRFPLIAVVPVTGTPAPGALYPALAPGASGLSKPSTALVDQVRSIDKQRIRRRYGQVSAAELEAIDNGLCLYLGLDPDP from the coding sequence ATGAGCCTGGCCAGGGGCACGGTGGTGCTGGTGGATCTGGAGCCCACCCGAGGCCATGAACAGCAAGGCACCAGACCCTGTGTTGTGGTGAGCGATGCGGCTGTGAACAGCAACCAGCGTTTTCCTCTGATTGCCGTCGTGCCGGTCACCGGCACCCCAGCACCGGGGGCGCTGTACCCAGCGCTCGCACCCGGCGCCAGTGGCCTCAGCAAGCCCTCCACAGCGTTGGTGGATCAGGTGCGCTCCATCGATAAGCAGCGCATCCGCCGGCGTTATGGCCAGGTGTCCGCAGCGGAGCTGGAGGCGATCGACAATGGCCTCTGCCTCTATCTGGGCCTCGACCCCGACCCATGA
- a CDS encoding GNAT family N-acetyltransferase: MRPYSPPQPLAGNHQLGGFRCRSEAQSRWLANVARMAHGTGTTRVFVVTPADQPHVVAFYAWCMASVALADLPQPLALLARLGVHQEHEGRGLGAALLLDTITRVASLSDTIGCRGLLVHVESAEARGFYEHQIPEFQRSPTDPLHLLLLLKDIRHTL, encoded by the coding sequence GTGAGGCCTTACAGCCCGCCGCAGCCGCTGGCGGGCAATCACCAACTGGGTGGTTTCCGCTGCCGCTCCGAGGCGCAGTCCCGTTGGCTGGCGAACGTGGCCCGGATGGCCCACGGCACCGGTACCACGCGGGTGTTTGTCGTCACCCCGGCAGACCAGCCCCATGTGGTGGCCTTCTACGCCTGGTGCATGGCCAGTGTTGCGCTCGCTGATCTGCCGCAGCCCCTGGCATTGCTGGCCCGCCTTGGGGTGCACCAGGAGCATGAAGGCCGGGGGCTCGGCGCTGCCCTGCTGCTGGACACGATCACCCGTGTGGCCAGCCTCAGCGACACCATCGGTTGCCGTGGCTTGCTCGTGCACGTGGAGAGTGCGGAAGCCCGTGGCTTCTATGAGCACCAGATCCCGGAGTTCCAGCGCTCGCCCACCGATCCCCTGCATCTGTTGCTGCTGCTCAAGGACATCCGCCACACGTTGTGA
- a CDS encoding DUF1778 domain-containing protein has protein sequence MIDRAAAALGTDRSSFLLAQGRLAAQQVLADRDHFVLDPAGLEEWERINSRPARRLPGLVRLLQRPSPFVTPSSDAATANPQR, from the coding sequence CTGATCGACCGTGCCGCCGCTGCGCTCGGCACCGATCGCAGCTCCTTCCTCCTCGCCCAGGGCCGCCTGGCGGCCCAACAGGTTCTGGCCGATCGGGACCATTTCGTTCTCGATCCCGCCGGCCTGGAGGAATGGGAGCGGATCAACAGCCGTCCAGCCCGCCGTTTGCCTGGCCTGGTGCGACTGCTGCAGCGGCCATCCCCGTTCGTGACGCCCTCCAGCGATGCAGCCACCGCCAACCCTCAGCGGTGA
- a CDS encoding glycosyltransferase family 2 protein → MVPIGQNLLGRQAALGEEEGAAIGAERSGGTVDQFAIRSRGALIERLWRLLDRLPPPPPADGLANLPLLGVPILNRPDLLERLLASLDHPVSTLAIVDNSATAAGPGAVSARLEAIRERGHPLVKQIRIARPFANLGVAASWNLILTSFPEAATALLANNDVQFAPGVLGAALERIDPGRAQFLPLLPAPHAFTAFLLTPLCWDRLGLFDANFHPAYCEDLDYRDRLQASAGVEQLDGAFAHAAMAALNPSHSATLASDPKLRHHNGISYELNRLWYLSERRLRRDPRGSWRRLWLAQWSDDPSPDPPEPS, encoded by the coding sequence ATGGTCCCGATCGGCCAGAACCTGTTGGGCCGCCAGGCGGCCCTGGGCGAGGAGGAAGGAGCTGCGATCGGTGCCGAGCGCAGCGGCGGCACGGTCGATCAGTTCGCGATCCGCTCGCGTGGCGCGCTGATCGAGCGCCTCTGGCGCCTGCTGGATCGGCTCCCACCGCCGCCACCGGCCGACGGCCTCGCCAACCTGCCGTTGCTGGGGGTGCCGATCCTCAACCGCCCGGATCTGCTGGAGCGGCTGCTGGCCAGCCTCGATCATCCGGTGAGCACCCTGGCAATCGTGGACAACAGCGCCACCGCGGCTGGCCCCGGTGCCGTGTCCGCCCGGCTCGAGGCCATCCGTGAACGGGGCCATCCCCTGGTGAAGCAGATCCGCATCGCCCGGCCGTTCGCCAATCTGGGCGTGGCGGCGAGCTGGAATCTGATCCTCACCAGCTTCCCGGAGGCCGCCACGGCGCTGCTGGCCAACAACGACGTGCAATTCGCGCCGGGCGTGCTGGGCGCCGCCCTGGAGCGGATCGATCCAGGCAGGGCCCAGTTCCTGCCCCTGCTGCCCGCGCCCCACGCCTTCACCGCCTTTCTGCTCACGCCCCTGTGCTGGGATCGGCTGGGCCTCTTCGATGCCAACTTCCACCCGGCCTACTGCGAAGACCTCGACTACCGCGATCGCCTCCAGGCCAGCGCTGGGGTGGAGCAGCTCGATGGGGCCTTCGCCCATGCCGCCATGGCCGCCCTCAACCCCAGCCACAGCGCCACCCTTGCCAGTGATCCGAAACTGCGGCACCACAACGGCATCAGCTACGAGCTCAACCGCCTCTGGTATCTGAGCGAACGGCGTCTCCGCCGCGACCCCCGCGGCAGCTGGCGCCGTCTCTGGCTGGCCCAGTGGAGCGACGACCCTTCCCCAGACCCCCCTGAGCCTTCCTGA
- a CDS encoding carbohydrate ABC transporter permease, whose amino-acid sequence MSQPVSGPRRSLAASALQLVLLLLVALAMLVPLLWLVSTSLKGPAENIFTSPPALLPAEPSLEAYQRLFADNPMLTYLLNSTVVSALAVLANLLFCSLAAYPLARLRFAGRGLVLALVVATILIPFQVVMIPLYLLMVQIGLRNTLWALIIPQAATAFGIFLLRQSFVGVPVELEEAARSDGCSRLGEWWNVMIPAARADLITLAMFVFIGTWSDFLWPLVILDEPELYTLPLGLQQLASSFSLDWRLVAAGSVVSILPVLALFIALQRYILPSASGDAVKG is encoded by the coding sequence GTGAGTCAACCCGTTTCAGGCCCCCGGCGTTCCCTGGCCGCCTCGGCGCTGCAGCTGGTGCTCCTGCTGCTGGTGGCCCTGGCCATGCTGGTGCCGCTGCTCTGGCTGGTGAGCACCTCGTTGAAGGGTCCGGCCGAGAACATCTTCACCAGCCCGCCGGCCCTGCTGCCGGCGGAGCCGAGCCTGGAGGCCTACCAGCGCCTGTTCGCCGACAATCCGATGCTCACCTACCTGCTCAACAGCACGGTGGTGAGCGCCCTGGCGGTGCTGGCCAACCTGCTGTTCTGCTCGCTGGCGGCCTACCCCCTGGCCCGGCTGCGCTTCGCCGGCCGGGGGCTGGTGCTGGCGCTGGTGGTGGCCACGATCCTGATCCCCTTCCAGGTGGTGATGATCCCTCTCTATCTGCTGATGGTGCAGATCGGCCTGCGCAACACGCTCTGGGCCCTGATCATCCCCCAGGCGGCCACGGCCTTCGGCATCTTCCTGCTGCGCCAGAGCTTCGTGGGGGTACCGGTGGAGCTGGAGGAGGCGGCCCGCAGCGATGGCTGCTCCCGCCTGGGGGAATGGTGGAACGTGATGATTCCGGCGGCGCGGGCCGATCTGATCACCCTGGCGATGTTCGTGTTCATCGGCACCTGGAGCGATTTCCTCTGGCCGCTGGTGATCCTCGATGAACCCGAGCTCTACACCCTGCCCCTGGGGCTGCAGCAGCTGGCCAGCAGCTTCTCGCTCGACTGGCGCCTGGTGGCGGCGGGGTCGGTGGTGTCGATCCTGCCGGTGCTGGCCCTGTTCATCGCTCTGCAGCGCTACATCCTGCCCAGCGCCAGCGGCGATGCCGTGAAAGGCTGA
- a CDS encoding 2-isopropylmalate synthase, translated as MARDPGRVLIFDTTLRDGEQSPGASLNLEEKLAIAQQLARLGVDIIEAGFPFASPGDFNAVQRIAESVGTPEGPVICGLARAAAGDIKACADAVAPAAHRRIHTFIATSDIHLEHKLRKTRDEVLAITAEMVDYARSLVDDVEFSCEDAGRSDPEFMYQVIEAAIKAGATTINIPDTVGYTTPAEFGELIAGINAHVPNIDQAVISVHGHNDLGLAVANFLEAVKNGARQLECTINGIGERAGNASLEELVMALHVRRSYFNPFLGRPADSTEPLTGVRTEEITKTSRLVSNLTGMAVQPNKAIVGANAFAHESGIHQDGVLKHRLTYEIIDARTVGLADNRISLGKLSGRSAFRARLEELGYELSREDLDDAFARFKELADRKREITDRDLEAIVSEQVQQTDEGRFTLKSVQVSCGTGLQPTATVTLLTADGAEISEAAIGTGPVDAVCQALNRLAQVPNELVEFSVKSVTEGIDAMGEVTIRLRHQGVLYSGHAADTDIVVAAAQAFVNALNRLVSGSQSLPLHPQKAPLPQLGDLPLADRPRV; from the coding sequence ATGGCCCGCGACCCAGGCCGTGTCCTGATCTTCGACACCACGCTCCGCGATGGCGAGCAGTCGCCGGGGGCCAGCCTCAACCTGGAGGAGAAGCTGGCGATCGCCCAGCAGCTGGCCCGCCTGGGCGTGGACATCATCGAGGCCGGCTTCCCCTTCGCCAGCCCCGGCGACTTCAACGCCGTGCAGCGCATCGCCGAGAGCGTGGGCACCCCGGAGGGTCCTGTGATCTGCGGCCTGGCCCGCGCCGCCGCCGGCGACATCAAGGCCTGCGCCGACGCCGTGGCACCCGCGGCCCACAGGCGCATCCACACCTTCATCGCCACCAGCGACATCCACCTGGAGCACAAGCTGCGCAAGACCCGCGACGAAGTGCTGGCGATCACCGCCGAGATGGTGGACTACGCCCGCTCCCTGGTGGACGACGTGGAGTTCTCCTGCGAGGACGCCGGCCGCAGCGATCCGGAGTTCATGTACCAGGTGATCGAGGCCGCGATCAAGGCCGGTGCCACCACGATCAACATCCCCGACACGGTGGGTTACACCACCCCGGCCGAGTTCGGCGAGCTGATCGCCGGCATCAATGCCCACGTGCCCAACATCGACCAGGCGGTGATCTCGGTGCACGGCCACAACGATCTGGGCCTGGCCGTGGCCAATTTCCTGGAGGCGGTGAAGAACGGCGCCCGCCAGCTGGAGTGCACGATCAACGGCATCGGCGAGCGGGCCGGCAACGCCTCGCTGGAGGAGCTGGTGATGGCGCTGCACGTGCGCCGCAGCTACTTCAACCCCTTCCTGGGCCGGCCGGCCGACAGCACCGAGCCGCTCACCGGCGTGCGCACCGAGGAGATCACCAAGACCTCGCGGCTGGTGAGCAACCTCACCGGCATGGCGGTGCAGCCCAACAAGGCGATCGTGGGGGCCAACGCCTTCGCCCACGAGAGCGGGATCCACCAGGACGGCGTGCTCAAGCACCGCCTCACCTACGAAATCATCGACGCCCGCACCGTGGGTCTGGCGGACAACCGCATCTCCCTGGGCAAGCTGAGCGGCCGCAGCGCCTTCCGGGCCCGCCTGGAGGAGCTCGGCTACGAGCTCAGCCGGGAGGATCTCGATGACGCCTTCGCCCGCTTCAAGGAGCTGGCCGATCGCAAGCGGGAGATCACCGACCGGGATCTCGAGGCGATCGTGAGCGAGCAGGTGCAGCAGACCGACGAGGGCCGCTTCACGCTCAAGAGCGTGCAGGTGAGCTGCGGCACGGGCCTGCAGCCCACCGCCACCGTGACCCTGCTCACGGCGGACGGGGCGGAGATCAGCGAGGCGGCCATCGGCACCGGGCCGGTGGATGCGGTGTGCCAGGCCCTCAACCGCCTGGCCCAGGTGCCCAACGAGCTGGTGGAGTTCTCGGTGAAGAGCGTCACCGAGGGGATCGACGCCATGGGCGAGGTGACGATCCGGCTGCGCCATCAGGGCGTGCTCTACTCCGGCCACGCCGCTGACACCGACATCGTGGTGGCGGCAGCCCAGGCCTTCGTGAATGCCCTCAACCGGCTGGTGAGCGGCAGCCAGAGCCTGCCGCTGCACCCCCAGAAGGCGCCGCTGCCCCAGCTGGGTGATCTGCCCCTGGCGGATCGCCCCCGGGTGTGA
- a CDS encoding NYN domain-containing protein: MDQGAQPSLPARFQPRPRQLVVAVDGHSMFYAQQKLGWFFDPRRLLRHASSQPGLELAGAFWYAGLKDPSDQRPFRDALTSLGFTVRTRPLRELAPPASNGSTQAADGEHRHPEPPRPTDQRPADQRHFVRANLDVEVAVDLMMVAPRTDEVWLLSGSRDLDRLVEVLRAQGVRITLMTTEGMVARELRNAADGFVDLASLRPVLEKAESLQQPVFLRN; this comes from the coding sequence ATGGACCAAGGCGCCCAGCCCAGCCTCCCAGCCCGCTTCCAGCCCCGCCCGCGGCAGCTGGTGGTGGCCGTGGACGGCCACAGCATGTTCTATGCCCAGCAGAAGCTGGGCTGGTTCTTCGATCCCCGCCGCCTGCTGCGGCATGCCTCCTCCCAGCCGGGGCTGGAGCTGGCCGGAGCCTTCTGGTACGCGGGCCTGAAGGATCCCTCCGACCAGCGCCCGTTCCGGGACGCGCTCACCAGCCTGGGGTTCACGGTGCGGACGCGGCCCCTGCGGGAACTGGCGCCGCCGGCCTCGAACGGATCGACCCAGGCGGCGGACGGCGAGCACCGCCACCCCGAACCACCGCGTCCCACCGACCAGCGTCCCGCTGATCAGCGCCACTTCGTGCGGGCCAACCTGGATGTGGAGGTGGCGGTGGATCTGATGATGGTGGCCCCGCGCACCGACGAGGTGTGGCTGCTGAGCGGCAGCCGCGATCTTGACCGGCTGGTGGAGGTGCTGCGGGCCCAGGGGGTGCGGATCACGCTGATGACCACCGAGGGGATGGTGGCGCGGGAGCTGCGCAACGCCGCCGATGGCTTCGTGGATCTGGCCAGCCTGCGGCCTGTGCTGGAGAAGGCGGAATCACTGCAACAGCCGGTGTTTCTTCGGAATTGA